GCAGCATAGCCGATCCGCGTGGTCACATGCCCGGTCCAGTCGATCTCGAGCACGTCGATCGCCCCGTCGGCCCCCGAATTGGGCAGGCGAACGGTCGACCCCAGCGGGGAGGCGGCGATCGCGGCCCCGAGCCCGAACACGAACGAGCCCCGTTGCCAGTCCCAGCCACCGTGGAGCTCGACCACAGGGCCGACATCGCCATGGGTGACGCGGTTGGCGGCGCGGCCAATGTCGTAGGTGTTGCGCGTGCCGGTGACGTCGGCGCCCCCTGATGCGACGCCGAACCCGATCCCGATATGGCCGCCGGACCAGATGTCCTGGGCCGTGGCGAGGCCGGCGGATGCGGCGACGAGGATCGCGGCGACCGCGGCGGCGCGGAGAGTTCGGAATGTGTTCGCCATGCTCCGGGGATGACACCCGACGGGCCGCGGGGCAAGCGCCGGGGCGGCGATCGGGCGCGCGCCGCGGCCCAGACGCCACGGCGAAGACCCGGCGGGACGCGTGGTCCGGGCCGGTCGATCCGGGGTCTCGCGTCGGGGATCGTGAGGTGGGGTGGCGCCACCCCGGTTCGGGGGGACGGCCCCTCGCGTCACGGGACGCCGCCTTGGGCGCCCCGCCTGGGGTCGGGCCCGACCCCGCGCAGAGCGGAGCCGTCCTGTGGGATGGGCGGTGATGTCAGCACCGCCCGGATGTCGCGACAGACGGGGTTCTGGGCCCGAGCGGTTAACGGGAGGTGAATGGCGCGTGCGCCGGGGTCACTCGTCGGGAGCGGCCGCACGCAGGCGTCCCAGATGCTCGTCCCAGCCCTTGTCGAGCGCGAGGGTCAGGTCGAACGCGTCCGCCCCCTGCGGCAGCCCCTCGTGGCGGAGCGTCAGGTTGGTGCCGCCGGGCACTTCGGTCAGGCGGAACCGCACGGTGCTCGTGGCGCCTGCCATCTGCTTGATCGAGAAGGTGTATTCCAGCCGCTCGAACGGATCGGCCACGAGGATTTCGCCCCACATCAGGCGGTCGCCGCTTTCGGTGCCGAACATCTCGTATTCGCCCTCGACCAGTGGGGTCTTCGGCGCGTGGAACCAGACGGCGAGCTTCTCCGGCTCGGTCAGATAGGCCCAGACGCGGGCCGGGGTGGCGCGCAGATAGATGGATTTCTCGAGAACCGTATCGGTCATTGGACGTCCTTTTCGATTGCGGATTTGAGCGAGTCGAGACGGCTGTCCCAGAAGGCGTCGAAGTAGCCGAACCAGTCGAACAGGGGCCGGAGCCCGTCCGCGTTGATCGCGTTGCGGCGCGCGCGGCCCTCGGCGCGGACCGAGATCAGGTTGCCGTCCTCGAGGATCGTCAGGTGCTTCTTGACGGCGGCGCGGGTCATGTCGAACCGGTCGGCCACCTCGGCGATGGTCATGTCGTCGGTGGCGAGCATCCGCAGGATGCGGCGACGCGTCGGATCGGCGAGCGCGCGGAACCCGGCCTGTTCGGGCGCGGGGGCGGGCGGTCCGGTGGACGGGTCGAACCGGGGCGGGGGCTGGGTCATGTCGGCTCCTGAAGAGATACCGTTTGGTATCCTTTCATATGAAACCGAATGGTATCATGTCAACGGGGTCTAGCGCTGGCCTCGCGCCATGAAGGCCAACCGCTCAAAAAGATGGACGTCCGCCTCATTCTTCAAAAGCGCGCCGTGCAGCCGGGGCAGGGCGTTGGTGCCGTCGGCGGCCAGGTCCTCGGGCGAGAGATCCTCGGCGAGGATGAGCTTCAGCCAATCGAGCACCTCGGAGGTGGACGGCTTCTTCTTCAGCCCCTGCTGGTCGCGGATCGCATAGAACCGCGTCAGCGCGGCGGTCAGGAGCTGCGCCTTGATGTCGGGGAAATGGACGCCGACGATCTTCTTCAGCGTCTCCATCTCGGGAAAGCGGATGTAGTGGAAGAAGCAGCGGCGCAGGAAGGCGTCGGGCAGCTCCTTTTCGTTGTTGGACGTGATGATGACGATGGGGCGATGGACCGCGCGGATCGTCTCGCCGGTCTCGTAGACGTGGAACTCCATGCGGTCGAGCTCCTGCAGCAGATCGTTCGGGAACTCGATATCAGCCTTGTCGATCTCGTCGATCAGGAGGACGACGCGCTCGTCCGCGTCGAAGGCCTGCCAGAGTTTGCCCTTGCGGATGTAGTTGGCGACGTCGTGGACCCGCGCCTCGCCCAGCTGGCTGTCCCGGAGCCGCGAGACGGCATCGTATTCATAGAGGCCCTGCTGCGCCTTGGTTGTCGACTTCACCGCCCATTCGAGCATCGGCACGCCGAGGCTCGCGGC
This portion of the uncultured Jannaschia sp. genome encodes:
- a CDS encoding helix-turn-helix transcriptional regulator — translated: MTQPPPRFDPSTGPPAPAPEQAGFRALADPTRRRILRMLATDDMTIAEVADRFDMTRAAVKKHLTILEDGNLISVRAEGRARRNAINADGLRPLFDWFGYFDAFWDSRLDSLKSAIEKDVQ
- a CDS encoding SRPBCC domain-containing protein; the encoded protein is MTDTVLEKSIYLRATPARVWAYLTEPEKLAVWFHAPKTPLVEGEYEMFGTESGDRLMWGEILVADPFERLEYTFSIKQMAGATSTVRFRLTEVPGGTNLTLRHEGLPQGADAFDLTLALDKGWDEHLGRLRAAAPDE
- a CDS encoding MoxR family ATPase; this translates as MRFEGTEDYVATDDLTVAVNAAITLQRPLLVKGEPGTGKTELARQVAASLGVPMLEWAVKSTTKAQQGLYEYDAVSRLRDSQLGEARVHDVANYIRKGKLWQAFDADERVVLLIDEIDKADIEFPNDLLQELDRMEFHVYETGETIRAVHRPIVIITSNNEKELPDAFLRRCFFHYIRFPEMETLKKIVGVHFPDIKAQLLTAALTRFYAIRDQQGLKKKPSTSEVLDWLKLILAEDLSPEDLAADGTNALPRLHGALLKNEADVHLFERLAFMARGQR
- a CDS encoding outer membrane beta-barrel protein, coding for MANTFRTLRAAAVAAILVAASAGLATAQDIWSGGHIGIGFGVASGGADVTGTRNTYDIGRAANRVTHGDVGPVVELHGGWDWQRGSFVFGLGAAIAASPLGSTVRLPNSGADGAIDVLEIDWTGHVTTRIGYAAGDTLVYVRGGWGAAQVANLGGDIDGGRLDENDAYRSDTVRSGLALGVGFEQRVTERWSLRGELMQIDIPSFRRANRQGAPGSQAYTVENGPIRSATLGLSYRF